The Paenibacillus macerans genome includes a window with the following:
- the rimO gene encoding 30S ribosomal protein S12 methylthiotransferase RimO has translation MTEKVKIVTLGCEKNLVDSEIMSGLIDRRGYSLVDDRDDATVIIVNTCGFIDAAKEESVNTILELAELKESGKLKALIVSGCLTQRYKQALMEEMPEIDGIVGTGDFHNITQIVDEAVKGKKPVYVGNPVFNYEQVLPRKLSTARYTAYVKIAEGCDNNCTFCSIPLMRGKFRSRSIESIVEEVKGMAAQGVKEFSLIAQDSTNYGTDLYGDYKLPELLDRVSRVDGVEWVRLHYAYPGFFTDELIDMIASNPKICKYVDMPLQHSEDAILKRMRRPGRNRDIRELIAKIRSRIPDVSLRTSLIVGFPGETEEDFERLCDFVREIKFDRLGVFTYSQEEDTPASRLPDQVAEDVKEWRANTLMEIQRTVANENSGKYIGKVLDVLVERYDGRSDVYVGRSQFDAPEIDGEVFVTNCSGNIGDIAKVRITHAFEYDLTGEAVL, from the coding sequence CGATGACGCCACGGTCATCATCGTCAATACGTGCGGTTTTATCGACGCCGCCAAAGAAGAGTCGGTAAACACGATTCTGGAGCTGGCCGAGCTTAAAGAAAGCGGAAAATTGAAGGCGCTGATCGTGTCGGGGTGTCTGACGCAGCGCTACAAACAAGCGCTCATGGAGGAAATGCCGGAGATCGACGGAATCGTCGGAACGGGCGATTTCCATAACATCACGCAGATCGTCGATGAGGCGGTGAAGGGCAAGAAGCCGGTATATGTAGGCAATCCGGTGTTCAACTACGAGCAGGTGCTGCCGCGCAAGCTGTCGACGGCCCGTTATACGGCGTATGTGAAAATCGCCGAGGGCTGCGACAACAACTGCACCTTCTGCAGCATCCCGCTGATGCGGGGCAAATTCCGCAGCCGTTCCATCGAATCGATCGTGGAGGAAGTCAAAGGCATGGCTGCGCAAGGGGTCAAGGAATTCAGCCTGATCGCCCAGGATTCCACCAATTACGGCACCGATCTGTACGGGGACTATAAACTGCCTGAGCTGCTGGACCGCGTCAGCCGGGTGGACGGTGTGGAATGGGTGCGGCTGCATTATGCGTATCCGGGCTTTTTTACGGATGAATTGATCGATATGATCGCGTCCAATCCGAAGATTTGCAAATACGTGGATATGCCGCTGCAGCATAGCGAGGACGCGATCCTGAAAAGAATGCGGCGCCCCGGACGCAACCGGGATATCCGCGAACTGATCGCCAAAATCCGCTCCCGCATCCCGGACGTTTCTTTGCGCACGTCGCTGATCGTGGGATTCCCGGGCGAAACCGAGGAAGATTTCGAGCGGCTATGCGATTTCGTCCGGGAGATCAAATTCGACCGGCTGGGCGTGTTTACATACTCGCAGGAAGAGGATACGCCGGCTTCGCGGCTGCCGGATCAGGTCGCCGAGGACGTCAAGGAATGGCGGGCCAATACGTTGATGGAGATTCAGCGCACCGTGGCGAACGAAAACAGCGGCAAATACATCGGCAAAGTGCTGGATGTCCTTGTGGAGCGCTACGATGGGCGGAGCGACGTTTATGTGGGGCGCTCGCAATTCGACGCGCCCGAAATCGACGGGGAAGTGTTCGTGACGAACTGCTCCGGGAATATCGGCGATATTGCCAAAGTGCGGATTACGCACGCATTTGAATATGATTTAACCGGGGAGGCTGTCCTGTGA
- the pgsA gene encoding CDP-diacylglycerol--glycerol-3-phosphate 3-phosphatidyltransferase: MNLPNRITLTRIFMIPVMLLFLLLDAGWLSYELVAGTYALPVHQLIAAVLFIVAASTDGIDGYIARKYNLVTNLGKLLDPLADKLLVGTVLIGLVSLGKCNAWIAVIIIAREFAVTGLREVALLEGSVIAASKWGKAKTIIQIIAITVLLLNNFPFAWLNIPFDDIAIWLAAIITIYSGIDYFVKNKSVLSFSKM, from the coding sequence GTGAATTTGCCCAACCGCATTACACTGACGCGTATTTTTATGATTCCGGTGATGCTGCTTTTTTTGCTGCTGGATGCGGGCTGGCTGTCTTATGAGCTCGTTGCGGGCACATACGCGCTGCCGGTCCATCAGTTGATTGCCGCGGTGCTGTTCATCGTCGCCGCCAGCACGGACGGAATCGACGGATACATCGCCCGGAAATACAATTTGGTGACGAATCTGGGCAAACTGCTCGACCCGCTTGCCGACAAGCTGCTGGTGGGCACCGTGTTGATCGGGCTCGTGTCGCTTGGCAAATGCAACGCCTGGATCGCCGTCATCATTATCGCGCGCGAATTTGCGGTAACCGGCCTGCGGGAGGTAGCGCTGCTCGAAGGTTCCGTGATCGCCGCCAGCAAATGGGGTAAAGCGAAAACAATCATCCAGATCATCGCGATTACCGTGCTGCTTCTGAACAATTTCCCGTTTGCCTGGCTGAACATCCCGTTTGACGATATCGCGATCTGGCTGGCGGCGATCATTACGATTTATTCGGGCATCGACTATTTCGTCAAAAATAAAAGCGTGCTTTCTTTTTCGAAAATGTAG